The proteins below are encoded in one region of Candidatus Omnitrophota bacterium:
- a CDS encoding tetratricopeptide repeat protein, which produces MSQGKARILFEQGMTHFHNKDYEKAVTFFEESILESPENVEALYNLSCSYAQLGDKDNALVYIDRACRLNPECSDWAKEDREFDGMRNNSIFKNIISSHDLVLPKEQVEEEEESVEPQAAEPSDEEFEEFVPEEITFKKTPSEPLPNLNDGRHAVLAPVIESDLPPCLRCDGVVIAEKRSLINPLVGLGVVFLGICFSTTLFLTFWGLLGIPIISGGLYIFTRVNIVWVCQNCGAKGADCGQPKSAPPPDAEKI; this is translated from the coding sequence ATGTCGCAAGGAAAAGCCAGAATCCTTTTCGAACAAGGAATGACCCACTTCCACAATAAGGATTACGAAAAAGCCGTTACCTTTTTCGAAGAATCGATTCTCGAAAGTCCTGAAAATGTGGAAGCGCTCTATAATCTTTCTTGCAGTTATGCGCAACTTGGCGATAAAGACAATGCTCTGGTCTATATCGATCGGGCGTGCCGCTTGAATCCCGAATGCTCCGATTGGGCGAAGGAAGATCGGGAATTCGACGGAATGCGCAACAATTCCATCTTCAAAAATATCATTTCTTCTCATGATTTGGTTCTGCCTAAAGAACAAGTTGAAGAAGAGGAAGAGAGCGTTGAGCCGCAAGCCGCCGAACCATCAGACGAGGAATTCGAGGAGTTTGTCCCAGAAGAAATAACATTTAAGAAAACGCCGTCCGAACCGCTCCCCAACCTCAATGACGGACGTCACGCCGTGTTGGCCCCCGTCATTGAAAGCGATTTGCCTCCCTGTCTGCGTTGCGACGGCGTCGTGATCGCGGAAAAACGCTCTCTTATCAATCCTTTGGTCGGTTTAGGCGTAGTTTTTCTTGGCATCTGTTTTTCCACTACGCTTTTTCTCACGTTTTGGGGATTACTGGGCATCCCGATCATATCGGGCGGCCTTTATATTTTCACTCGCGTCAATATAGTATGGGTTTGCCAAAATTGCGGGGCTAAAGGCGCCGATTGCGGCCAACCCAAATCGGCGCCTCCCCCCGACGCGGAAAAAATCTAA